Proteins encoded together in one Coffea arabica cultivar ET-39 chromosome 2c, Coffea Arabica ET-39 HiFi, whole genome shotgun sequence window:
- the LOC113721957 gene encoding agamous-like MADS-box protein AGL62: protein MAKKPSMGRQKIKIAKIEIKNHLQVTFSKRRSGLYKKAHELSTLCGVELAIIVFSPAGKVFSFGHPSVDYIIDKFIARCRNPQPNSSALHLVGAHRNASSVRELNLQLTQILSELEVEKKRGEAFDLMRKASQNHYWWESPVNELGLHELEQLRDSLENMKNSVTSHASKVAAEANYNNSSFFTLNNCAAAGLYHQYESKPTGVSVGSVHPNIFNFGYDNGGF, encoded by the coding sequence ATGGCAAAGAAACCTAGCATGGGTCGCCAAAAGatcaaaattgcaaaaattgagatCAAGAATCATCTCCAAGTTACATTTTCAAAACGCCGTTCGGGACTCTATAAGAAGGCGCACGAACTCAGCACTCTCTGTGGCGTTGAATTAGCCATTATAGTTTTTTCCCCAGCGGGAAAAGTATTTTCTTTTGGCCATCCTAGTGTCGATTACATAATCGATAAATTCATTGCGCGATGCAGAAATCCTCAGCCAAACTCGAGTGCACTCCACCTCGTTGGGGCTCACAGGAATGCCAGTAGTGTCCGGGAGCTCAACTTGCAGCTCACTCAAATTCTCAGTGAATTAGAAGTTGAGAAGAAAAGAGGCGAGGCATTTGATCTCATGAGAAAAGCCAGCCAAAATCATTATTGGTGGGAATCCCCTGTTAATGAACTTGGATTACACGAACTTGAACAACTAAGAGATTCACTGGAAAACATGAAAAACAGTGTGACGAGTCATGCTAGCAAGGTGGCGGCTGAGGCTAATTACAACAATTCTTCATTTTTTACACTAAACAATTGTGCTGCTGCGGGATTGTATCATCAATATGAGAGCAAACCAACCGGGGTCAGCGTGGGTTCGGTCCATCCTAATATCTTCAACTTTGGATATGATAATGGAGGATTTTGA